A genome region from Methanobacterium aggregans includes the following:
- the mtnA gene encoding S-methyl-5-thioribose-1-phosphate isomerase, whose amino-acid sequence MKTMYWKNGKLTLLDQTKLPHEITYLECGTYNEVIDAIKTMKVRGAPAIGVSAAFAMALAENAGENMEKAAEDVKNARPTAVNLFWAVDRVMDAVKSGVSALDEAQKMYEEDMETHRAIGKYGSEVIDDGDTILTHCNAGALACVDYGTALGVVRGARDAGKNIKVICDETRPVLQGARLSVFEMQQEKIPVRLIVDGAAGHMMQTGKVDKVVIGADRVAKGGVANKIGSLMVALAAKRFNVPFYVAAPKSTFDYENSIYDIEIEERDASEVLYVGKCRLAPEGTAVENPAFDVVPSDLITGIITEDGIVRPL is encoded by the coding sequence CTACCTGGAATGTGGAACCTACAATGAAGTTATAGATGCAATAAAAACCATGAAAGTTCGTGGAGCACCAGCAATTGGTGTTTCAGCAGCATTTGCAATGGCACTTGCAGAAAATGCAGGTGAAAATATGGAAAAAGCTGCAGAAGATGTGAAGAATGCAAGACCCACAGCTGTGAACCTTTTCTGGGCAGTTGACAGGGTGATGGATGCAGTGAAAAGTGGAGTTTCAGCACTGGATGAGGCCCAGAAAATGTACGAGGAAGACATGGAGACCCACAGGGCCATTGGAAAGTATGGATCTGAAGTGATAGATGACGGTGACACCATACTAACCCACTGCAATGCAGGGGCACTTGCATGTGTTGACTACGGCACAGCCCTGGGAGTTGTGAGGGGAGCAAGGGATGCTGGCAAAAATATCAAGGTGATATGTGATGAAACCAGGCCAGTACTCCAGGGTGCAAGGCTCAGTGTCTTTGAAATGCAGCAGGAAAAGATACCTGTAAGGTTGATAGTTGATGGTGCAGCAGGCCACATGATGCAGACTGGAAAGGTTGACAAGGTGGTTATAGGTGCAGACAGAGTTGCAAAGGGGGGAGTTGCCAATAAAATAGGATCCCTCATGGTTGCACTGGCAGCGAAACGATTCAACGTACCCTTCTATGTTGCAGCGCCCAAGAGCACATTTGACTATGAAAACAGTATCTACGACATTGAAATAGAGGAAAGAGATGCATCAGAAGTGTTATACGTTGGAAAATGTAGACTGGCACCTGAGGGAACAGCTGTTGAGAACCCTGCCTTTGATGTTGTACCATCAGACCTCATAACAGGGATCATAACTGAGGATGGGATTGTGAGGCCATTATAA
- a CDS encoding class I SAM-dependent methyltransferase, giving the protein MIGLKVPKKNADNIRRTLLKESVVDLDWKIKRSGEFVFIPIVEIPKSQLMDLIGEEVCCNLEVVETEFESQRRDPKSFTDYLKGKIDPEKMDEIKKSFDIIGEVVILEIPEDLEDEKYLIGDAALKFTGRNAVFRKKSEIKGIIRTRELEHIAGDGSSETVHTEFGCKFMLDMRKVYFSPRLATERRRIGDQVEDGETIIDMFAGVAPFSIAIAKRRNVTIYAIDINEEAYYYMMRNTEINKLKGEVKPFLGDVEKVLGYLNVEADRIIMNLPGTAWQFLPQAVKALKSGGTLHYYEFASDYETPIERIVETAYPRKVEILGKRKVKSKSPGVWHMGIDARIF; this is encoded by the coding sequence ATGATCGGCCTGAAAGTTCCCAAAAAAAATGCAGATAACATCCGCAGAACGCTCCTGAAAGAGTCAGTTGTAGATCTTGACTGGAAAATAAAGCGTTCTGGAGAATTCGTTTTCATACCCATTGTGGAAATCCCAAAATCACAGTTAATGGATTTAATTGGAGAAGAGGTATGCTGCAATTTAGAGGTTGTTGAAACAGAGTTTGAATCACAGCGAAGGGATCCTAAAAGTTTCACAGATTACCTTAAGGGAAAGATTGACCCTGAAAAAATGGATGAAATCAAAAAATCATTTGATATCATTGGAGAAGTTGTGATACTGGAGATACCAGAGGATCTTGAGGATGAAAAATATTTAATAGGAGATGCTGCACTTAAATTCACAGGTAGAAATGCAGTTTTCCGTAAAAAAAGTGAAATCAAAGGGATCATCAGAACCAGGGAGCTGGAGCATATTGCAGGGGATGGATCCTCAGAAACTGTTCACACTGAATTTGGATGTAAATTCATGCTGGACATGCGTAAGGTCTACTTCAGCCCCAGATTAGCCACAGAACGCAGAAGAATAGGAGACCAGGTTGAAGATGGTGAAACCATAATCGACATGTTTGCAGGGGTTGCTCCATTCTCCATTGCCATTGCAAAGCGGCGCAACGTAACCATCTACGCAATTGACATCAATGAAGAGGCTTACTACTACATGATGAGGAACACTGAAATCAACAAACTCAAGGGTGAAGTGAAACCATTTTTAGGGGATGTTGAGAAGGTTTTAGGCTATCTCAACGTTGAAGCAGACAGGATCATAATGAACCTTCCAGGCACAGCATGGCAATTTCTACCGCAGGCTGTTAAGGCCCTTAAATCTGGAGGAACACTCCATTACTACGAGTTCGCCTCTGATTATGAAACTCCAATTGAGAGGATAGTAGAAACAGCATATCCACGTAAGGTTGAGATTCTGGGTAAGAGGAAGGTTAAATCCAAGAGTCCGGGGGTCTGGCACATGGGGATCGATGCCAGAATTTTTTAG